The DNA segment ACCGGAAAACCTCTAATAAGCTCTATTCTTAGCCGTCCGACATTGATTTCGATGCTCAAACAGGCCCCAAACGTCTTCAGCAGCCAAACTCGCCGGCCCCGCCGCGCTCCACACTCTAATGCTGTAATCGAAAAGCCacaatattaatttattcataaaaCTAGAATGCTTTGCACGTGGCTGGTAAGACAAAGCGGCGGAGTTCATGGCAAAACAGGCGGGGGAAGCCGGATACAGCCCGGAATAGTACCGAACGGTATCGGAAAAGCACAAAACGCACATACGGACGACATTTGAATTTTCGTCTTTACGATCCACTTCCTCGGAGCGGAAGCAAAGGGGAaccgcagagagagagagcaaaaggaGATGTAGGCTTATGACTTTCTTCCACCTCGCTCCGCAAAACCTCTGGGCAATCGATATAACAAAACACAGGCTGATCCTGTACCTGGGCGAAGGCATGCGAGGGAATAGTCTGAACCGGAAGCGACGAGACAAGAAATCGATGCTGTTCGGTGCCGTGGTTTTGCCTGTTCCGAAACTTCTTCCGGCCACTAAACTTCTGTCGTGGGTGTCTTCTTGGCCTTTCGCTCGCACCGAGTTTGGTAGCTAAGCTCACCGTCGGGACCTACCGACACCAAATACGAAAGTCAGGTACATTTGAGTGCCATTGCCCGGCTTTTCCATCGCCGCGTGTTTTCCCCCGTTCCAATCTCCCTACCACAGACAAACGGTTTCCCATTATCTCGCAAGCGTAAACGTACAGCCATAATCCTAATCTGGGAAACGCCGGCGTCGTTTCCTTCACTCTGATACTGCTACTTTTCAACAGTTCTGCTCACGCTGCACCCACTCGTTGCCCGGAAGTGAACCCACGGGAATCTTTTACCGTCTGTTGTACCTTCGCTTGGTCTGGTGTCTGGAACAGGGAGAGCCGATCGAAATGTTGAAATCTTGTTTCGACTTCAATTAGTGTCAGCTTGGCCGTGTCGATAGTGGTGCATCTGCCTAACGCCACATCCACCATAGTGGCATAGTGGAGGCTGAGAGGATGCCTATCGTTCGGCGTGTTTAGGTAGATGCCATTCTCCTGTGCTGTGTGAGAGTTTCTGTGTTTGAATTTATCTTAAGAAACTTGCTAAGCCGCTGCTGGATATTCGTGTGGTGGATATGAAGGGTTTTTCTTTCCACGATGTTGTATTTCGGAAAACTGACAAGACACCTTGGAACGTTGAAAAGGTAAAAAGCTATGTTAAGCTCAGTAATGTTAGACAACGGTTAGAGATCGTTCATGGTGCACGAATATTATTtgacttatttttattgatttagtGATCTAATTGCACATATGAATGCTGATCATTACTTGTATATTCGTTTATAACACATTgttgaaaaacgaaaacaaccaaaaacggGTTGAATTCTTTAACATGGATTTATTATAGAAATGTGCTAAATAATTAGCCGTTTTTCCCGCTAATCGGTTTGCAATGGTTTGGACTTCTTCGGTGAATCTTATAATAATAgaaatatgataaaaaatgaaacggaAGCATTTTCTGtaaacaaatatgttttatacAGCTGACTAGATTAAAATGATTATAAAAGAAATCATATGAACGGCATGAAAAATTGTACAAATTgagaaaaaacataatttaacttTACCTACTTCCTACAAAactatcaaacaaacaaagccaaaacTTACCATAATACTGTCATTCTTTCATTAATTGGTTGTTTTAgaaccaaacacaacaaaacaagaaagaacTTTACCAATCGGTTGAAATTGTGCTTTACTTACGAATCGTTTATTTAAATAGCTTCTGATTGATATGATTTACTGCTAACaatgcttgctgctgctctacGAGGTCAACGAGATACGATTTGGAAATGGTTCGATTTTTACCAGAAAACCCACCTCGAAAAGAGAGGTGTCCCATTTTTTTATACTTCACTTTCTTTTCTCATTGTTCTTTCGAGAGGTATCGAGTAAAAATACGAACCATTCTATGGTttacagcaaacaacaaaaggcTTATGCGACCAGCACGCAGCACTTGCTCCCATCGGTACAATCGGTGGACGGGCGCTGTAGCTCTTCGGCGCATCGCTCCATGCAAGCGCCGCGGTACTCGTGGCAGGTGAGGTTACTCGCGGGTTTTACTGAaacggaaagcaaaaacaaaacaattaacaacacaatcacaacacaaaaaccaatTTTTGCAACGGCGATTGTTCGAGAACTAAAGCCACCGATTGCCTACCTTCGTAGCAGCAATCAACGCCCAGGTGGGTATTTTCCGGACACAGTCCACTGTTGGCTGGCCGCTGCTTGCACTCGCTCGTCTGCACGCACATCCCACCCAGCATTGCGCACGGTCGCTCCATTTTGTACAGCTTTACCCCTAGATAAGCTGTGGAAatgaaacgagaaaaaaatgagaaaaaggaaacaagcTGTCATGGCATTTTCAACCtaaaattgattttctatTTCTAACCGTGTACATACAAATAGATGACAgtgtgagtttttttctttctaaaattgagtttttattCCTACACCTTAAAAACGAGCTTTTAAATAAACTCTCACTCCTCTTAATCAAATATGTATCATACGTTTAAACCCAAATCCTTACGATTCGCAGCAAAACACGTTCGAGTGACATAAATAGTCGAAAACCCGCTCGTTTCCCCGAATTCGTTCGAAGGCCACATTTCCGTGACACAAGTCTCTGCTCAAAAGAATAAACATGGCCCAAAACACCGACCCATCAGCAGTCACACACTTGGTGACGACATGCGAACATGTGTACGCTGGTTCCCTATCAAATGCAATCCGTGCTGCAAATGGCACCGGTGTCGGTGATAGATTTCTCCGACCAGCATTGGTTTTGACAGTTTCGCAGTCGTACGTCGTAGATTAGATAAATTAGAGCCTAGCAGTGCAGAGctggtgtgtgtctgtgagtgtgtgtgtgcaggacAGGACCGTCAACCGTCCATTGCTGCTGCGACCACTACCCTTCCCATCCCGCTATACCCTTTCGACACGCATCCTTGGCTGGTGCTAATTGAACCGCATCTAATTCACTCCGCCTCGCTCCAATAACGTTCGACTCGATGCACAGTGAACAACCAGAAcccccttgtgtgtgtgtgtgtacttttctctctctttcacgcTTTCTGTACGCTGGGcaaccatgcgtctccatcgaaTGCTCACAAACGGTTCAATCACCGGACACGCTTCAGTACCGAATGGTTCTGTTCCCTTTTCACTGCTTCAAATACAAAACGGAAAGGGGGGAGAGCAAGCAAAAGAAGCACACCAAAATGGGTCTGCACTCTGGTTGTAATTGCATCTGCAGTGCGACCCACAGTAGCTTTTTGAATGGGAAAGGGTGGTAAAGTGGTCACCGAAACACCTGGCATGTAAGTGCAGCATTTTTGGCAGCGACGCTCATTAGTGGGTAGCGCCAACGGGCAAGCCCGGTTAAGTGTAACGCAGAAGCTAACGATAAATGAGGGTATATGGGGGTGAGTGTTTGTGTCCCGTAAATGTAACGACTCGGTGGTGAAGCCACAGTCGGTGGTGAAAGATGCGTACATCAGAGAAAAAATACGGCACAGGTAGCACCAACTGGAACAAAAGGAAGGACAACCCGAACCATAACACCATTCACTTTCGGTTCTagccattgcaaaaatgggtGCTTTTGAAGGTGGTTACACACgttcctacacacacacacacacacacacacacacacacacacacacacacacacacacacacacacacacacacatacacatgctgATGCGGTGGGAACGAATGTATTTCAAAGTTACAGCGCCAACGAGCGCTAACGAACTGGAAACGGTAAATAGAAAGAACAGTGTACCACCGGTGTAGCAGTGGCAGTAACAAAGAAGGTGATGGTGGCATGGTAAAGGCGAGGGCTTGTGAATTGTGAAAACCCATCGGAACGACACATTGTGGTGTCGGAGGAATGGGCTTTTCAATGTAGGTGTTGTAGGTGGAATGAAACGATGTGGAATAGCATTTTCTACATGTGACTTTGGGAACGCATGTTAACGAGGCTTTAAAGTAGTTTGCTACGGCAATGCTTTTTGCCAATCATGAAAGGCTTTTGGatgattgaaattttatcttttaatgACAATTTAGTTGCGGTTTAAATTTGTAGGTTTTCAGTGTTCAGCTACAGTATCTAATGCATTGTAGTGGAAGTAGAATTTTGGTGGTCTGAGAAGAGCTTGAAAGATCCTTTGTAATATTGTAAAACCATTCTTATCAAATTGAAAGCTATTTTAAATGTGCACTAGTTTAAATATCAGTCTTAAGATCATACTGTTCGTCCTGCTGTCTATGAATTTTGAGGATAAATGtgtaatgattttttaaaaaatttccCCATTTTTGCTACCGAATTGATACACTatattcataaatcttttGAAGCTAATTTAATGCTTAGAGGTCTTTTGCTTATTGTAATATCGCTCATGGCACTCAATCAATTTGAAAAAATTAAGCTCCAAATCTATTAATCATGATTATTTCTATTAAGCTTCGTTTAAGAAATTCGACCTTCCTCTTTCCGTTCATGCGTTTACATatcaaaaaacacaaatatttttcaaaatattcattGTACTTCAGActtcaaattaaatatttcgtTGTGCTGATAAAACAGCGACTTATTTACGCTCTAAATAGAAATAATCGGACAACATGTTCACCCATTTAGCCAGCGATCAATTAGATTGTATTTTTCATGCCTCACTGACAATTGTATTCCACTCCGTTGGATTTATTTAATCATCATTTAGCCCTAAACCATTTTGATTTCCGTCTGGGTGTATGCAGCGAGcagtttaaaatatgttttaaacatttaaaaatatcaactTACTAAAATATTGTTCTTTCATCGATTATCATATCAGATATCATATGCCAAGAAAACAGTGAAACAGTAaaaggcaataaaaataattgtacatattaaagtaaataatactttacagACTTCTAGGGCTAAAAAGATGTAATTTATCAGTTGAAGCACAACTAACAAATAATTTCATAAAtagtttaaaacaattatatAAATTTCATCAAACTTTTACAGTATTCAATTACTTCTCCAAACCCACTGCAAGCGAGACAATAAAATTCCAAATCTATTTTTCGTTCCGATTCCTTAGACAGTTGACAGAAATAGAACTCAATCATATTTATATTGAATTTCGATTTTCTCTCTCACATTCGGACCCGCACCATAtcgttacatttttttttctaactttTTCCATCTTCCGTTCCGCTCCACTCCTTTGGCGGCTTTTATTCAAACCTGTGTACAACATTCGTTCTACATTCCAATGTCCGGCTCGTCCCCGGGTCCGCACCCGCTAAACGGTCAAAAACATCATGCTGGCCGTAAAAAAGCAATTTTATCTGTTTGTTCCCGggtttttctcgctctctctcttccttctGCAGATGTCTTGCAGATCGAAAACATTTCGTCGAAAATTTTCGACCCAAACCGAAAAACGAATTTTCTACACCCCATCCCAGCACCATTTCGGCACATTCGAAATGAATTCGGTGCGCGGTTCGCAACGACCGGTTCGGGccagagagtgtgtgttaaATTTCCGCACGTATACCAGTTCTATCACAACCGGAAACAACTCATCCCAGcgttgtgcacacacacacacactcaaacacataTTCGCCAAGGGACATGCTGCGCTCCCCGCTCACCGAGGAAAGGGAAAAGTTATTCCACGAATGGGAAAAAGAACAGCATGCAATGGAAAGAGTAAACTTTTGCCCTACTGTCTTTCACGCTTACGCGTTTACCTGCTTGCTAAAGCGGAGCAGAAAATCGGTAACAGCTGGTAGCCAACGAAAACTGGTCATATCCGTAATCACGGGAACCGGTAAGCCGTGGAAGGGGAACCAACCATGGGAGacgctcaaacacacacaacctgtCCAAGTCACACAGCGACTCGCCCGGAACCGGAAGCCTTCCGATGGgcttcaaacacacaaacgcacacatacacactcacacacacacactgcttgaAAGTAGCGCTTTTGCCAGGGACACGTTCACAGCCCACGACGGTGAAAGCAGCGGAAGAAATCACACGTTAGCGGCTATTTCCGGCCCTCGCTCCAAGAGGCAAGCAAAGGGTAAGCGCATCCACCTCGCTGGTGCTTTTTTGCTCCGCAATCACATTCGACCAATGAgacgatggcgatgatgatggcgctGACGATGGCGGTGATGATAGCGCACACAGGTGCGCTTCCGCAGACCGCTCGCCCAGGGGCCGGCCAACCGGCCACCGGAAGATGGTCGAGCTGCCGCTCGAGGGCGATTAGGACCGATTGGATGTTTCCACCGTGCCGCAGTTGCAGGAGCATCCTACACGGCAAGCAGCGTTATCATGCAAACGTGCCGTACGTCCGCGCAAGTGCCATTAACATTAATAAcatcataataaaaataattcaccCCCGGCTCGCTTTGATAAcaattttcatccattttcatttgcCAGCCAGGCCAGTTCGCCGTCAACATCAATAGGTGAAATATTTACCATATAGATCGCGGGCTTCACCGAGCGGACCGTGCGGATAGTCGTTTGATTAGCTCGGACGTGAAGCGAGATCGTTTGCGAAGGGAGCGAAGcagtgcatacacacacatacacacacatacacacacacacacactcacacacacactcatattTTACGGTAATTCTTGCTTCGCAGAAACGGCATGGTAATCGCGGATAAAGCCCCGGATGGTACCGCGCACCACACGCGCAAATCCTTTGATTGCGCACCGCATGCACGTGTGATGTACGCGATGTTATGCGCTTTTGGACATGATGTGCTATTAAATGGCTGCTCCTGCTTTGTGTAACGGGCAATACTGGGGAAAAGGGAGAATAAAGAAGAGCTTTTCCCGTTGCTATTGAACGCTAtacaaaaagtataaaaagCTCTTTTGCTAATACAACAGCTCCCTTTCAAATTCACTTGATTATGCTGTTTGAGTTAGGGCTCGACTAATAGTACTTCAATGGGCGAATGATGCAATGGTAGGATGTATGTTTTCTAATTTGAAAACATTAGCATCTGGTTGTATCAGAAGATTAGACGGACTTTAACTAGGGTGTATAATTAACGTACAGTTTTCAGCACTAATTCTCGGATAAGATGGACTATTAGCCGAGGTGTTAAAATGTGTAGAAAATGTAATAAAGTTTTATTATAAAGTCCCATGAAGAATCCTGAAGAAGAATAATATCATTCCATAACTAATTTTATTGGCACTTTCTGCACGTACTCCAGAAGCTCCTGAgcaaagaaaaagtaaaaaacaaacagttattaacacacacatacacaaatgtGATGTGAACGAGAAAGCCTTTGCAAATATTTACCCACCATATTAATTGATTATTGACGCAGTCAAGCTCAACATATTAATCCCTTCACTAACTTTGATCTGTCCTGATTCATCAATGTACATGGTACtttggagcagcaaaaaaggaaaaaaatgaggAACCCCCATAATTCAGTTCC comes from the Anopheles coluzzii chromosome 2, AcolN3, whole genome shotgun sequence genome and includes:
- the LOC120951425 gene encoding U-scoloptoxin(19)-Sm1a, which codes for MNSNAVALLLFVALAVCIGDSAEIPPLPVQDDQTAGASSAEPEESYLGVKLYKMERPCAMLGGMCVQTSECKQRPANSGLCPENTHLGVDCCYEVKPASNLTCHEYRGACMERCAEELQRPSTDCTDGSKCCVLVA